From the genome of Primulina eburnea isolate SZY01 chromosome 12, ASM2296580v1, whole genome shotgun sequence, one region includes:
- the LOC140808474 gene encoding uncharacterized protein, with protein sequence MIEQLLVSDCDNIEEIFRDDGNRHIIFQELRELKLEELPCLTTLYRGVESIQFPKLKELWIGNLPRLNSFVAIDSEHTHDHNSLHLFCNKKVEIIGLKTLGLVNIADKISNIWCRHIPIIFFHNLERLYIYKIDGIRNLISSSMAKTLVNLNKLDINYCEELIDVIEDETHVTVNSVFSNLEYLDIKDNCKLRSFCQWKHASELPLLVNVQIADCPLMKTFTLGSLSTPKLHRFQINGKDIEMKDLNDGIHHYISTKVRVYEYSIHNYHLITMYVCCLYVVCVRMNFCFCFIQKSTTPLYILSL encoded by the exons ATGATCGAGCAGCTCCTCGTTAGTGATTGTGACAATATAGAAGAAATATTTAGGGATGATGGAAATCGCCATATCATATTCCAAGAATTGAGGGAACTGAAACTAGAAGAGCTACCATGCCTGACAACATTATACAGAGGTGTTGAAAGCATCCAGTTTCCAAAATTGAAAGAGTTGTGGATTGGAAATTTGCCGAGGCTGAATAGTTTTGTGGCAATAGATTCAGAACACACCCACGACCATAATTCTCTTCATTTATTTTGCAATAAAAAG GTTGAAATTATTGGTCTAAAGACACTTGGTCTAGTGAACATTGCCGATAAAATAAGCAATATATGGTGTCGTCACATCCCAATCATTTTCTTTCATAATCTCGAgagattgtatatatataaaattgatgGCATCAGAAACTTAATATCATCTTCAATGGCAAAAACTCTTGTTAATCTCAATAAACTAGATATAAACTATTGCGAAGAGTTGATTGACGTGATTGAGGATGAGACACATGTAACTGTTAACTCTGTCTTTTCTAATCTCGAATATTTGGATATTAAAGACAATTGTAAGTTGAGAAGTTTTTGCCAATGGAAGCACGCATCTGAGTTACCATTACTTGTCAATGTTCAAATAGCTGATTGTCCCCTGATGAAAACTTTCACTTTGGGATCGCTAAGTACGCCGAAATTACATCGATTCCAGATAAATGGCAAGGACATTGAAATGAAAGACTTGAACGATGGCATACATCATTACATAAGTACTAAGGTAAGGGTCTACGAATATTCAATACATAACTATCATCTTATTACAATGTATGTTTGTTGTTTATATGTTGTATGTGTTAGAATGAATTTTTGCTTTTGTTTCATTCAAAAAAGTACGACCCCTCTTTATATTTTGTCTTTATAA